The nucleotide sequence GTGTAGTACCTGACATAATGACCTTGGCGAAGCCACTGGCCAATGGCCTTCCCATTGGCGTCGCCTTGGTCACGGAAAAGGTTGCTGCAGCCATAAATTACGGTGACCATGGAACCACATTCGGCGGAGGCCCTTTTGTGTGCCATGCTGCATTAGCCACATTGGACAAGATCCAGAAACCTGGCTTTCTAGCAGAGGTGACCAGGAAAGGAGAATACTTCAAGCAGCTGCTCAAAGCTAAGCTGAGTGGAAACCCTCATGTCAAAGAGATCCGTGGGGCCGGTCTCATCGTTGGCATCGAGCTTGACGTACCGGCTGGGCCTTTGGTCGATGCATGCTTGAATGCTGGTGTCTTTTTGCTGACGGCCGGGAAAGGCAATGTGGTGAGGCTTGTGCCTGCGCTCATCGTGTCGGAGAAGGAGCTGGAGCAAGCTGCAGAGGCGATAAGGGAATGTCTACCTGCTCTTGATGCCTCTACCTCTTAGTGTAAACAAGATCTCTTACCAATATGATGAGATCTACTACATGTTGAAGTTTCTTTCAAAATTTGGAAGGGAATAAAATGTCATGTTGAACTATTGTGATGTTGAAGTCCTTTTCGAAGTTTGGATGGAAACAATTTCTGTGTTGTTGTCGGTATGAAATATTTTATTGACTAAGTTATATCTGCCTAAATTACAAGGACGGCATTGACATTGCACATCTCTTGACTGAAAACAGGAACATCAGTTATGCAGAAGCCTTGCAAGCACTCCGACGATGGGCGCGACGGTGTAGGTTGATGGCTCTCCTTGCTGGTAATTTCCCCGAGAATCGTCGTAATGGTCGTTGTTGTCAGGCCCTCCGACGATGGCGCCGTCAATCACATTCAAGTTGGGCGCAGACCTGTGGAAGTACTCGGATCCCTTGCCGCAGGAGATCTTCCCCGGGTTGTTCGTGAGGGACGGCAGCGACGCGCCGCGGTGGTGCGGCTGCGTCGGGTACCTCTTTCCTACCCCAACCATGTAGCTCATCTTCATGGGGTTCTTGCCAAGGATGTAGTCCGCCTGTGACCGGGCGAACGAGACGAGCTGTGCCGGCGGTAGCCTCACGCCGCCGCACTGCAGGGAAGCCCTTGCCGCCGCCAGGTGGTCGGCGTGCGTGACGAGGACGAACATCGCCGTCGTGACGTCCTGCAGGTTGGACCAGGGCTGCAGGTAGAGCATGCCGCCCGGGGTGAGCCGCCCGCTGCGGCCGTCACCGTGCTGAACGACGTTGCAGAGGAAGCTCTCCACGTTGCTCCTCATCTCGGCGTGGCGGCCGTTGTTGGGCAGCTTCCCTTGGAGGATGAGCTGCAGAATGGCCGGTATAGTCATCAGTTCCTGAAGCTAAAAGTTGCTGTCGCTTCATCAGACCAATACTAGGATCATCTGGTACATTTACCTTGGCGACCAGTGCCTGGGCTCCGACGAACTTGTCGTCCCAGGATAACGACTGCCGCACCCCGCCGACGTTGTTGGCGCCGGCGATGTAGGCCTTGTACTCGTGGTGGCCGGTGGCGATGTAGAGCCAGACAGCTGCCCACAGCAGCTCGTCCTGTTCCAAACAAGTTTCAGTATTTGCTTTACAATACTGCTATGTTTCTGTTCATTATCGTGACATTAATTAGTGATGTGATACCTCGTCGCCGCTGCTACTGTAGAAACTTCTGGCCGATGGAATGCTGTTCTGGTAGAGGCCACGGTTGTTCTTGGCGAACTGAAACAACTGCAGAAGCAGCAAGTGACTGAAGAAATTAGCTGATACAGCTTCGTCTGTGCACGTTCAGTTTTCAAGCAATAATTTGACATTCATTTTTAGCCATGATATGACCACGACTTTATGAAATGGTTCGTCAAATTAATTCTCTCGCATTATCTTCAAATTGATCGTGCCCACGGTAACCGTCCAATTTGTGCTGTGCATGCAATGTAGTGCATGTAATTATGCAGTGGTAGACTGGTAGTACTATCTCTTCATGCAAAGCACAGTTACATGTTTGCCTATTTCGCGTGCGTCAGAAGCGCCAAAGGCGTATATGGAACATTATGATTGTTAATAATTGTGTAATTAGAATGGCACATTAACATGTGCGCCGCTCTATTTTTCTTACCTATTACACCAAATGATTTTTGGACCATCCATTGGATTTGTATAGAATCGATTGTGTAATCTGTGTGCTGTGCATGCAATGCCATATGCATACGTGTGTGTCTCAAAACATGAAGTAATGTAAGAGCAAGTATTGTGCACCTGTTTCGCGTGCTTCAGAAGCGTAGACGCGTACCGGGAGTCGCCGCGCGGCCCCGTGAACGCGACGGAGGCCGCGGCCAGTGCCGCCGCCGTCTCGGCGGCGACATCGGAGCCCGGGTGGGTGGCGTTCACCAAGTACGACCTCCGGGGCGTGTCCATGTCCTCCGGCCGCTCCCAGCACGCGTGGTCGGAGTCGCCGTCGCCGACATTCACGTAGAGCACATCGGGGCGGGCGTGCGCCTTGGCCAGGTAGTCGGCGCCCCAGCGCACCGCCTCGAGCGCGTGGCCCAGCTCCCCCGCTGCGGCCAGCCGGCCCCGGTGCTCCACCACGCTCCACGACAGCATGGTCGCCGTGAACGCCATGGGGAACCCGAACTTGACGTTGTCGCCGGAGTCGTAGTAGCCGCCGGTAAGATCCACCTGCACGTCGATCGATTAAGCATGTCAGCATAATGCACGAACCAAACACGTACAACGTACCACACATGCATATCAGCATATGCATCGCCGACGTGCTTACCCCGTGGTcggcgccgtccttgagggccgAGTTGCCGCGCCACTGGACGCGCTGGGTCGGCGGCAGCCTGCCGGAGCGCTGCGCCTCGAAGTAGAGCAGCGACTTGGTGAGCGCGGTGGCGTAGTTCCGCTGGGCGGCTTGGCACGCCGTGGTTGCCAAAAACCCTACCACGGCGGCAACGAGAAGCATCCTGGCGCTAGCCACCATCTTGGGCGTCCTCGGCGTCAACGAGTAGTTTCTTGTATTGTACCACCGCGTTATGTGTGCTCCTCTCGTCGATGGGACGAGTGTATTTATAGGCGAGGAACAAGGTTTCAATCCACTATGAATTGGTGAAACAAATCCATCAGAAATGCACGCATTGATATCCTAGAATAATTACGCGCCATGCATATTTGTTTTGACGATGTGCGGAGATTTTGCGACCTTCAAAAACCGGGTGCCAAATGTAAACGTACCATCCCCGTATCTGAACTTATTTGGCGGAATTA is from Triticum aestivum cultivar Chinese Spring chromosome 1B, IWGSC CS RefSeq v2.1, whole genome shotgun sequence and encodes:
- the LOC123110047 gene encoding endoglucanase 14, which codes for MVASARMLLVAAVVGFLATTACQAAQRNYATALTKSLLYFEAQRSGRLPPTQRVQWRGNSALKDGADHGVDLTGGYYDSGDNVKFGFPMAFTATMLSWSVVEHRGRLAAAGELGHALEAVRWGADYLAKAHARPDVLYVNVGDGDSDHACWERPEDMDTPRRSYLVNATHPGSDVAAETAAALAAASVAFTGPRGDSRYASTLLKHAKQLFQFAKNNRGLYQNSIPSARSFYSSSGDEDELLWAAVWLYIATGHHEYKAYIAGANNVGGVRQSLSWDDKFVGAQALVAKLILQGKLPNNGRHAEMRSNVESFLCNVVQHGDGRSGRLTPGGMLYLQPWSNLQDVTTAMFVLVTHADHLAAARASLQCGGVRLPPAQLVSFARSQADYILGKNPMKMSYMVGVGKRYPTQPHHRGASLPSLTNNPGKISCGKGSEYFHRSAPNLNVIDGAIVGGPDNNDHYDDSRGNYQQGEPSTYTVAPIVGVLARLLHN